A single Amphiprion ocellaris isolate individual 3 ecotype Okinawa chromosome 15, ASM2253959v1, whole genome shotgun sequence DNA region contains:
- the psmb13a gene encoding proteasome 20S subunit beta 13a has translation MALSNVLETPAAGFNFDNAARNTALEGLFDGGQTPKPLKTGTTIAGVVFKDGVVLGADTRATSSEVVADKMCAKIHYISPNMYCCGAGTAADTEKTTELLSSNLTIFSLNSGRNPRVVMAVNILQDMLYRYHGQIGASLILGGVDCTGNHLYTVGPYGSVNKVPYLAMGSGDLAALAILEDGFKPNLELETAKELVRSSIHAGIMSDLGSGNNIDICVITREGVDYIRPYQESQFKDNRKMKYKYRPGSTAVLTEKVVPLKLEVVQEAVQQMDTA, from the exons ATGGCGCTATCAAATGTCCTCGAAACTCCCGCAGCTGGGTTTAATTTCGACAACGCGGCGAG GAATACTGCATTAGAGGGACTGTTTGACGGAGGACAGACACCAAAACCTCTGAAAACAGGCACCACCATAGCAGGAGTGGTGTTCAAG GATGGGGTGGTTCTGGGAGCAGACACAAGAGCTACATCCAGTGAAGTGGTGGCCGACAAGATGTGTGCCAAGATCCATTACATCTCTCCAAATATGTA TTGTTGTGGAGCAGGTacagcagcagacacagagaaaaCCACCGAGCTTCTGTCCTCCAACCTCACCATCTTCTCTCTGAACAGCGGGAGGAATCCTCGTGTCGTTATGGCCGTCAACATACTGCAGGACATGCTGTACAG GTATCACGGCCAGATTGGTGCCAGTCTTATACTGGGAGGAGTAGATTGTACTGGGAACCACCTGTACACAGTAGGACCATATGGGAGTGTGAATAAAGTGCCTTACCTTGCAATGG GATCAGGTGATCTGGCAGCTCTTGCGATTTTGGAGGACGGGTTCAAACCCAACCTGGAG CTGGAGACGGCAAAGGAGCTGGTGAGATCTTCCATCCATGCAGGCATCATGAGTGACCTCGGCTCAGGCAACAACATCGACATCTGCGTCATCACCAGAGAAGGAGTGGATTACATCAGACCCTACCAGGAGTCACAGTTCAAAGACAACAG gaaaatgaaatacaaatatcGTCCAGGCTCGACAGCAGTTCTGACAGAGAAAGTAGTTCCCTTAAAGCTGGAGGTTGTTCAGGAGGCTGTGCAGCAGATGGACACAGCCTGA
- the psmb8a gene encoding proteasome subunit beta type-8 has translation MALVEVSGFKPYSELRGQIFPTKQTHLVDRTSHYSFGTKTQEFAVPLGVEPSGFLKSCRNDGGVNIDLNHGTTTLAFKFRHGVIVAVDSRASAGRYLASNDVNKVIEINPYLLGTMSGSAADCQYWERLLAKECRLYRLRNNQRISVAAASKLLSNMMLGYRGMGLSMGSMICGWDKEGPGLYYVDDNGTRLSGRMFSTGCGNSYAYGVVDSGYKEDMTVEEAYELGRRGIAHATHRDAYSGGVVNMYHMQEDGWIKVCKEDVSQLIHRYRKGMF, from the exons ATGGCACTTGTAGAAGTAAGTGGTTTTAAGCCTTATTCTGAGCTCCGCGGGCAGATCTTTCCAACAAAACAGACGCATCTCGTCGACCGAACCAGCCACTACAGTTTTGGGACCAAAACTCAAGAATTTGCTGTACCTCTGGGTGTGGAG CCTTCAGGTTTCCTGAAGTCCTGCAGAAATGATGGAGGGGTGAATATTGACCTGAACCATGGAACCACCACCCTGGCCTTCAAGTTCAGACATGGAGTCATCGTGGCTGTGGACTCCAGAGCATCAGCTGGCCGTTACTTAG CATCCAACGACGTCAACAAGGTCATAGAGATCAACCCTTACCTGCTGGGCACCATGTCAGGCAGCGCTGCAGACTGTCAGTACTGGGAGAGACTGCTGGCAAAAGAATGCAG GCTGTACAGGCTGAGGAACAACCAGAGGATCTCTGTGGCTGCTGCTTCAAAGCTGCTGTCCAACATGATGCTGGGATACAGAGGAATGGGTCTTTCTATGGGGAGCATGATCTGTGGATGGGACAAGGAG GGTCCTGGTCTGTACTATGTGGATGATAATGGCACACGTCTGTCTGGACGTATGTTTTCTACCGGCTGTGGGAACAGCTACGCCTACGGTGTGGTGGACAGCGGTTACAAGGAAGACATGACAGTAGAGGAGGCGTATGAACTGGGCCGGCGGGGCATCGCTCATGCTACACACAGGGACGCCTACTCTGGTGGAGTGGTGAACA TGTACCACATGCAGGAGGACGGCTGGATTAAGGTGTGTAAGGAGGATGTGTCACAGTTGATCCACCGCTACAGGAAGGGAATGTTCTGA